A genomic window from Bdellovibrio sp. SKB1291214 includes:
- a CDS encoding universal stress protein, with translation MPAKTVLLCDDVFAEKKEAKQRSHLLQKVAQDFARLLKCNLRTITVLDIPKKIVSSKNKKEDSVETIYGRPVDVILKESKDPGVEMLILGTRPRSGLKRTFLGSVAEEVVRNAQVPVMVLGSHAVDSDYSLKSKKQRILVVTDLSDFSGGAERLAAKLAKRINAEVLLYHSVGDQIKHMKDMLYSQRVNSPGLEQIFDEMKSFAEESLAKKIKAYEGQGISATGHIGYEEAEVSKILRKNNWHKADLIVMGTHSRGKFLKAFLGSTTRRVMLSAPVPVIIVRSR, from the coding sequence ATGCCCGCTAAAACCGTTCTTCTGTGTGACGACGTCTTTGCAGAGAAGAAAGAGGCCAAGCAACGTTCTCATCTTTTGCAAAAAGTGGCGCAAGACTTTGCCCGACTTTTGAAATGTAATTTACGCACAATCACTGTGCTGGATATCCCCAAAAAAATCGTTAGCTCCAAAAATAAGAAAGAAGACAGTGTCGAAACGATCTATGGTCGTCCTGTTGACGTGATTTTGAAAGAATCTAAAGATCCAGGGGTTGAGATGCTGATCTTAGGTACACGCCCTCGCTCAGGTCTTAAGAGAACGTTTTTAGGCAGTGTCGCAGAAGAAGTCGTACGAAATGCCCAGGTGCCAGTGATGGTGTTGGGCTCTCATGCCGTGGATTCTGACTATAGTTTGAAATCTAAAAAGCAAAGAATTTTAGTCGTCACCGATTTGTCAGATTTTTCTGGAGGAGCAGAGCGATTGGCGGCCAAACTTGCTAAGCGAATCAATGCTGAAGTTCTGCTTTACCATTCCGTCGGTGATCAAATAAAGCACATGAAAGACATGCTATATTCTCAACGGGTGAATAGTCCCGGGCTTGAGCAAATATTCGACGAGATGAAAAGCTTTGCCGAAGAGTCATTGGCAAAAAAAATAAAAGCCTATGAGGGGCAGGGAATTTCCGCCACTGGTCATATTGGATACGAAGAAGCAGAGGTGTCGAAGATTCTAAGAAAGAACAATTGGCACAAGGCTGATCTTATAGTCATGGGAACACATTCACGCGGAAAATTTTTAAAAGCTTTTTTGGGAAGCACCACTCGACGAGTGATGCTGTCGGCCCCAGTTCCAGTTATTATAGTGCGGTCCAGATAG